From one Nymphalis io chromosome 19, ilAglIoxx1.1, whole genome shotgun sequence genomic stretch:
- the LOC126775948 gene encoding nose resistant to fluoxetine protein 6-like produces the protein MRHITVAIVIYLNIILTSGNVTSSTKNGDLTTSIPLENRAQNVSNIKPSEKKKESMKTFNLNDSPVYLDDVLFILKNQNWTEEEQPCLRTTLLLLHNLQNFTLWAVWNWDAISSEPQGLLFGSRFHLGNFDECTSAPWYKTQPELRTQYCLADIVLERTDKLVKKRIFDPYDPYQSALNLLEYRSVFRRPLNELTWGVCVPAVCQPKSVERLMGILLAHSHLGTAGLRPRISVTEPCQKIDEPLAFDALFYAFIGVMGSLTILVLACTFIKHKKKDFNYDKIQDNIIIAFDIKTNATNLLKISGDGLEVLYGIKFLTMCVIVSAHQYGIFNGGPVSNGSKMDEDVLTILGMMFLHEDIVVDSFFLLSGFLVATVLIKTKKLPNLLFLFIKRYVRLVVAYAVVVFYVCAVFPYTGSGPLWHRAIAADTEPCRKNWWLSLLMLSNYIDSQNICLVVSWYIPCDFHFFILTVTLYWFYKKYPLAGKILTSVVTIAAILAPGIINYIYKLPAIQLFTYDFITNPRGPLQFHMTYIKSHTRYAAYLIGFFSGYLYIYCAASENFNKISKKWSILGACLSIFTMGVVMFTGPMFLWRSYDVLESAIYAALNRPVWASSVALLVMCLSLGRVPLIKAFLSWYPWVPLSRLSYGLYLIHTVFIARNVYVTRNPQHHDYINIMTYCLGIICEGCLAALLIWLIVEAPINNLLNIIFKFSNNREKETNIERHSSTNGGNDKTTNCGYLQENIPTSVQIISSKI, from the exons ATGCGGCATATAACCGTagctattgttatttatttaaatataatattaacaagtgGAAATGTGACATCTTCTACAAAAAATGGTGACCTAACAACAAGTATACCTTTGGAAAATCGCGCGCAAAATGTGTCAAATATTAAACCCAGTGAAAAGAAAAAGGAATCAATGAAAACGTTCAATTTGAACGATAGTCCTGTTTATCTCGATGATGTGCTATTCATTTTGAAGAATCAAAATTGGACTGAAGAGGAACAGCCTTGCTTACGTACGACGCTGCTGCTCTTACACAATCttcaaaattttactttatggGCTGTCTgga ACTGGGATGCGATATCATCAGAACCTCAGGGTCTTCTTTTTGGGAGTAGATTCCATTTGGGAAATTTTGACGAGTGTACAAGCGCACCTTGGTACAAAACACAACCAGAACTTCGGACTCAATACTGCTTAGCTGATATCGTTCTGGAGAGAACTGATAAACTTGTAAAGAAACGAATATTTGACCCATATGATCCATATCAGTCTGCTTTAAATCTTCTCGAA TACCGATCCGTGTTCCGTCGGCCATTGAACGAGCTAACTTGGGGAGTATGTGTGCCCGCAGTGTGCCAACCTAAATCTGTGGAGAGATTGATGGGGATTCTCCTCGCACACAGCCACCTCGGTACAGCAGGGCTGCGACCGCGCATCTCCGTCACGGAACCATGTCAGAAAATTGATGAACCCCTAGCGTTTGACGCATTGTTTTAtgcttttat agGAGTGATGGGATCTTTAACAATTTTGGTACTGGCATGTACGTTTATAAAGCATAAGAAAAaggattttaattatgataaaattc aaGACAACATAATTATTGcgtttgatataaaaacaaatgcgacgaatttgttaaaaatatctggGGATGGCCTTGAAGTATTATATGGTATTAAGTTTCTCACGATGTGTGTGATCGTCTCAGCACACCAATACGGTATATTCAATGGAGGTCCGGTGAGCAATGGCTCGAAAATGGACGAG GACGTCCTAACCATACTAGGTATGATGTTTCTGCACGAAGATATCGTAGTAGACTCTTTCTTTTTGCTGTCCGGTTTCCTTGTGGCCACCGTACTTATAAAAACGAAGAAACTACCCAatctattatttctttttataaagagATACGTcag GTTAGTGGTTGCATATGCCGTAGTTGTATTTTACGTCTGCGCGGTATTTCCGTATACTGGTTCCGGTCCCCTGTGGCACAGGGCCATAGCGGCTGACACGGAGCCATGCAGGAAGAACTGGTGGCTCAGTCTTCTCATGCTGAGCAACTATATAGATAGCCAAAACATA TGCCTCGTCGTCAGCTGGTACATTCCTTGCGATttccacttttttattttaacggtGACATTGTACTGGTTCTACAAGAAATACCCTTTAGCTGGTAAAATACTAACGAGCGTTGTCACAATAGCTGCAATCCTCGCACCAGGGATCATCAACTACATCTACAAACTACCGGCGatacaattatttacttatga TTTCATAACAAACCCTCGAGGACCATTGCAGTTCCACATGACGTATATCAAGAGCCACACGCGATACGCTGCGTATCTAATCGGCTTCTTCAGTGGGTACCTGTATATCTACTGCGCAGCTTCCGAAAACTTCAATAAGATATCCAAA AAATGGTCAATCCTTGGCGCCTGTCTGAGTATATTCACTATGGGTGTAGTGATGTTTACTGGTCCCATGTTCCTGTGGCGTAGCTACGACGTTCTTGAAAGTGCTATATACGCGGCTCTCAATCGACCGGTGTGGGCCAGCAGTGTAGCTTTGCTCGTTATGTGCTTGTCACTCGGACGCGTTC ctCTCATCAAGGCCTTCCTGAGCTGGTACCCGTGGGTGCCGCTAAGCCGCCTCTCGTATGGCCTCTACCTAATTCACACCGTGTTCATAGCTCGCAATGTATATGTCACTCGAAATCCACAACATCACGACTATATTAACATA ATGACATACTGTCTTGGTATCATTTGTGAAGGATGTCTGGCGGCGTTGCTTATTTGGCTCATTGTTGAAGCTCCCATAAACAACCTTCTTAACATTATCTTCAAATTCAG CAATAATAGGGAAAAAGAAACTAATATAGAAAGACATTCATCTACAAATGGCGGAAATGATAAGACAACAAACTGTGGTTACCTACAGGAAAATATCCCTACATCTGTACAGATTATTTCTTCAaagatataa